One window of the Opisthocomus hoazin isolate bOpiHoa1 chromosome 12, bOpiHoa1.hap1, whole genome shotgun sequence genome contains the following:
- the LOC104327766 gene encoding DNA replication complex GINS protein PSF3 — MRVKKTRWCGGAGGAGSCRQRPQPALEPHQTVLITKLAFLCRHGEGGFWCFLLVQGSKLEVPLWLANGLHDSKRRIIAVELPKMYKEAWRTVFSADTNVVDLHKMGPYYYGLGSQLLNFDNPKNPEIAHTGLQTFVSHFRRIVDSSQNTYNEDTSVLVARLDELERTLFRAGQKGLNDFQCWEKGQASQITASSLVQNYGKRKFADTDG; from the exons ATGAGGGTAAAAAAAACCCGCTGGTGCGGGGGCgcgggaggtgctgggagctgtaggcagcgcccgcagccggcTTTAGAACCACATCAGACTGTTCTGATAACGAAATTGGCTTTTT TGTGTCGTCACGGCGAGGGTGGCTTTTGGTGTTTCTTGTTGGTGCAGGGGTCGAAGCTGGAGGTGCCTCTGTGGCTGGCGAATGGTCTGCATGACAGCAAGAGGAGGATCATTGCTGTGGAGCTGCCCAAGATGTACAAGGAAGCCTGGAGGACGGTGTTCAGCGCTGACACCAACGTGGTCGATCTGCATAAAATGGGGCCCTACTACTACGGGCTTGGCTCACAGCTCCTGAATTTTGACAATCCCAAGAATCCTGAGATAGCTCACACTGGCCTGCAG acgtTTGTTAGCCATTTTCGGCGTATCGTGGACTCCTCTCAGAACACCTACAATGAAGACACGTCAGTGCTGGTGGCTCGGCTGGATGAACTGGAGCGCACCTTATTTCGAGCTGGCCAGAAAGGGCTGAATGACTTCCAGTGCTGGGAAAAGGGACAGGCTTCTCAAATCACAGCTTCCAGTCTGGTCCAGAATTATGGGAAAAGAAAGTTCGCAGACACGGATGGTTAA